A single Mercenaria mercenaria strain notata chromosome 9, MADL_Memer_1, whole genome shotgun sequence DNA region contains:
- the LOC128559690 gene encoding uncharacterized protein LOC128559690 has product MFLGSGAMAYVKTPRDSVCSYGGLVYAYDTLNIRFWRPTSAINGGLICVSHFFGNGTNSQLSTYTEVVIRSWGVDSIRNTRTWKFEVPQNTCRKPTRIPVE; this is encoded by the exons ATGTTCCTTGGGAGTGGTGCAATGGCATATGTCAAGACTCCAAGAGACAGTGTGTGTAGTTATGGTGGACTTGTGTATGCGTACGATACTTTAAACATCCGCTTCTGGAGACCAACATCAGCCATAAACGGCGGATTGATCTGCGTGTCCCATTTCTTTGGCAATGGTACCAACTCACAATTGTCAACATATACTGAAGTGGTCATTCGTTCCTGGGGTGTAGATTCTATTA GAAATACAAGGACATGGAAGTTTGAAGTACCGCAAAATACGTGTAGAAAGCCAACACGGATTCCTGTTGAATAA